A genomic window from Macaca mulatta isolate MMU2019108-1 chromosome 19, T2T-MMU8v2.0, whole genome shotgun sequence includes:
- the ADGRL1 gene encoding adhesion G protein-coupled receptor L1 isoform X5, with amino-acid sequence MARLAAVLWNLCVTAVLVTSATQGLSRAGLPFGLMRRELACEGYPIELRCPGSDVIMVENANYGRTDDKICDADPFQMENVQCYLPDAFKIMSQRCNNRTQCVVVAGSDAFPDPCPGTYKYLEVQYDCVPYIFVCPGTLQKVLEPTSTHESEHQSGAWCKDPLQAGDRIYVMPWIPYRTDTLTEYASWEDYVAARHTTTYRLPNRVDGTGFVVYDGAVFYNKERTRNIVKYDLRTRIKSGETVINTANYHDTSPYRWGGKTDIDLAVDENGLWVIYATEGNNGRLVVSQLNPYTLRFEGTWETGYDKRSASNAFMVCGVLYVLRSVYVDDDSEAAGNRVDYAFNTNANREEPVSLAFPNPYQFISSVDYNPRDNQLYVWNNYFVVRYSLEFGPPDPSAGPATSPPLSTTTTARPTPLTSTASPAATTPLRRAPLTTHPVGAINQLGPDLPPATAPAPSTRRPPAPNLHVSPELFCEPREVRRVQWPATQQGMLVERPCPKGTRGIASFQCLPALGLWNPRGPDLSNCTSPWVNQVAQKIKSGENAANIASELARHTRGSIYAGDVSSSVKLMEQLLDILDAQLQALRPIERESAGKNYNKMHKRERTCKDYIKAVVETVDNLLRPEALESWKDMNATEQVHTATMLLDVLEEGAFLLADNVREPARFLAAKENVVLEVTVLNTEGQVQELVFPQEEYPRKNSIQLSAKTIKQNSRNGVVKVVFILYNNLGLFLSTENATVKLAGEAGPGGPGGASLVVNSQVIAASINKESSRVFLMDPVIFTVAHLEDKNHFNANCSFWNYSERSMLGYWSTQGCRLVESNKTHTTCACSHLTNFAVLMAHREIYQGRINELLLSVITWVGIVISLVCLAICISTFCFLRGLQTDRNTIHKNLCINLFLAELLFLVGIDKTQYEIACPIFAGLLHYFFLAAFSWLCLEGVHLYLLLVEVFESEYSRTKYYYLGGYCFPALVVGIAAAIDYRSYGTEKACWLRVDNYFIWSFIGPVSFVIVVNLVFLMVTLHKMIRSSSVLKPDSSRLDNIKSWALGAIALLFLLGLTWAFGLLFINKESVVMAYLFTTFNAFQGVFIFVFHCALQKKVHKEYSKCLRHSYCCIRSPPGGTHGSLKTSAMRSNTRYYTGTQSRIRRMWNDTVRKQTESSFMAGDINSTPTLNRGTMGNHLLTNPVLQPRGGTSPYNTLIAESVGFNPSSPPVFNSPEHPLGGREACGMDTLPLNGNFNNSYSLRSGDFPPGDGGPEPPRGRNLADAAAFEKMIISELVHNNLRGSSSAAKGPPPPEPPVPPVPGGGGEEEAGGPGGADRAEIELLYKALEEPLLLPRAQSVLYQSDLDESESCTAEDGATSRPLSSPPGRDSLYASGANLRDSPSYPDSSPEGPSEALPPPPPAPPGPPEIYYTSRPPALVARNPLQGYYQVRRPSHEGYLAAPGLEGPGPDGDGQMQLVTSL; translated from the exons TCTTCGTGTGCCCAGGGACCCTGCAGAAGGTGCTGGAGCCCACCTCGACACACGAGTCGGAGCACCAGTCTGGCGCGTGGTGCAAGGACCCGCTGCAGGCAGGTGACCGCATCTACGTGATGCCCTGGATCCCCTACCGCACGGACACGCTGACCGAGTACGCCTCGTGGGAGGACTACGTGGCCGCCCGCCACACCACCACCTACCGCCTGCCCAACCGCGTGGATGGCACAGGCTTTGTGGTCTATGATGGTGCCGTCTTCTACAACAAGGAGCGCACGCGCAACATCGTCAAGTATGACCTGCGGACGCGCATCAAGAGCGGGGAGACGGTCATCAATACCGCCAACTACCACGACACCTCGCCCTACCGCTGGGGCGGCAAGACCGACATTGACCTGGCGGTGGACGAGAATGGGCTGTGGGTCATCTACGCCACCGAGGGCAACAACGGGCGGCTGGTGGTGAGCCAGCTGAACCCCTACACACTACGCTTCGAGGGCACGTGGGAGACGGGTTACGACAAGCGGTCGGCGTCCAACGCCTTCATGGTGTGCGGGGTCCTGTACGTGCTGCGTTCCGTGTACGTGGATGATGACAGCGAGGCGGCTGGCAACCGCGTGGACTATGCCTTCAACACCAATGCCAACCGCGAGGAGCCTGTCAGCCTCGCCTTCCCCAACCCCTACCAGTTCATCTCCTCCGTTGACTACAACCCTCGTGACAACCAGCTGTATGTCTGGAACAACTATTTCGTCGTGCGCTACAGCCTGGAGTTCGGGCCGCCCGACCCCAGTGCTG gcccagccacTTCCCCACCCCTCAGCACGACCACCACAGCCAGGCCCACGCCCCTCACCAGCACAGCCTCGCCCGCAGCCACCACCCCGCTCCGCCGGGCACCCCTCACCACGCACCCAGTGGGTGCCATCAACCAGCTGGGACCTGATCTGCCTCCAGCcacagccccagcccccagcacccGGCGGCCCCCAGCCCCGAATCTACACGTGTCCCCTGAGCTCTTCTGCGAGCCCCGAGAGGTGCGGCGGGTCCAGTGGCCGGCCACCCAGCAGGGCATGCTGGTGGAGAGACCCTGCCCCAAGGGGACTCGAG GAATTGCCTCCTTCCAGTGTCTACCAGCCTTGGGGCTCTGGAACCCCCGGGGCCCTGACCTCAGCAACTGCACCTCCCCCTGGGTCAACCAGGTGGCCCAGAAG ATTAAGAGTGGGGAGAACGCAGCCAACATCGCCAGCGAGCTGGCCCGACACACCCGGGGCTCCATCTACGCGGGGGACGTCTCCTCCTCTGTGAAGCTGATGGAGCAGCTGCTGGACATTCTGGACGCCCAGCTGCAGGCCCTGCGGCCCATCGAGCGCGAGTCAGCTGGAAAGAACTACAacaag ATGCACAAGCGGGAGAGAACTTGCAAGGATTATATCAAG GCCGTGGTGGAGACAGTGGACAATCTGCTCCGGCCAGAAGCTCTGGAGTCCTGGAAGGACATGAATGCCACGGAGCAGGTGCACACGGCCACCATGCTCCTGGACGTCCTGGAGGAGGGTGCCTTCCTGCTGGCCGACAACGTCAGGGAGCCTGCCCGCTTCCTGGCTGCCAAGGAGAACGTGG TCCTGGAAGTCACAGTCCTGAACACAGAGGGCCAGGTGCAGGAGCTGGTGTTCCCCCAGGAGGAGTACCCAAGAAAGAACTCCATCCAGCTGTCTGCCAAAACCATCAAGCAGAACAGCCGCAATG GGGTGGTCAAAGTTGTCTTCATCCTCTACAACAACCTGGGCCTCTTCCTGTCCACGGAGAATGCCACAGTCAAGCTGGCCGGCGAAGCAGGCCCGGGTGGCCCTGGGGGCGCCTCTCTAGTGGTGAACTCACAGGTCATCGCAGCATCCATCAACAAGGAGTCCAGCCGTGTCTTCCTCATGGACCCTGTCATCTTCACTGTGGCCCACCTGGAG GACAAGAACCACTTCAATGCCAACTGCTCCTTCTGGAACTACTCGGAGCGTTCCATGCTGGGCTACTGGTCGACCCAGGGCTGCCGCCTGGTGGAGTCCAACAAGACCCATACCACGTGTGCCTGCAGCCACCTCACCAACTTTGCCGTGCTCATGGCTCACCGCGAGATC TACCAGGGCCGCATCAACGAGCTGCTGCTGTCGGTCATCACCTGGGTGGGCATCGTGATCTCCCTGGTCTGCCTGGCCATCTGCATCTCCACCTTCTGCTTTCTGCGGGGGCTGCAGACTGACCGCAACACCATCCACAAGAACCTGTGCATCAACCTCTTCCTGGCTGAGCTGCTTTTCCTGGTCGGGATCGACAAGACTCAGTATGAG ATTGCCTGCCCCATCTTCGCCGGCCTGCTGCACTACTTCTTCCTGGCCGCCTTCTCCTGGCTGTGCCTGGAGGGCGTGCACCTCTACCTGCTGCTGGTGGAGGTGTTTGAGAGCGAGTATTCCCGCACCAAGTACTACTACCTGGGCGGCTACTGCTTCCCGGCTCTGGTGGTGGGCATCGCGGCTGCCATTGACTACCGCAGCTATGGCACCGAGAAGGC CTGCTGGCTCCGAGTGGACAATTACTTCATCTGGAGTTTCATCGGGCCCGTCTCCTTCGTTATCGTG GTCAACCTGGTGTTCCTCATGGTGACCCTGCACAAGATGATCCGAAGCTCATCTGTGCTCAAGCCTGACTCCAGCCGCCTGGACAACATTAA ATCCTGGGCTCTGGGGGCCATTGCGCTGCTGTTCCTGCTGGGCCTCACCTGGGCTTTCGGCCTCCTCTTCATCAACAAGGAGTCGGTGGTCATGGCCTATCTCTTCACCACCTTCAACGCCTTCCAGGGGGTCTTCATCTTCGTCTTTCACTGCGCCTTACAGAAGAAG GTGCACAAGGAGTACAGCAAGTGCCTGCGTCACTCCTACTGCTGCATCCGCTCCCCTCCCGGGGGCACTCACGGATCCCTCAAGACCTCAGCCATGCGAAGCAACACCCGCTATTACACAGGGACTCAG AGTCGAATTCGGAGGATGTGGAATGACACTGTGAGGAAACAGACGGAGTCCTCTTTCATGGCGGGTGACATCAACAGCACCCCAACCCTGAATCGAG GTACCATGGGGAACCACCTGCTGACCAACCCTGTGCTGCAGCCCCGTGGGGGCACCAGCCCCTACAACACCCTCATTGCCGAGTCGGTGGGCTTCAATCCCTCCTCGCCCCCGGTCTTCAACTCCCCAG AGCACCCCTTGGGAGGCCGGGAAGCCTGTGGCATGGACACCCTGCCCCTGAACGGCAACTTCAACAACAGTTACTCCTTGCGAAGTGGGGATTTCCCTCCCGGGGATGGGGGCCCCGAGCCGCCCCGAGGCCGGAACCTAGCTGATGCGGCGGCCTTCGAGAAGATGATCATCTCGGAGCTGGTGCACAACAACCTGCGGGGGAGCAGCAGCGCGGCCAAGGGCCCTCCACCGCCTGAGCCCCCCGTGCCACCTGTGCCAGGGGGCGGGGGCGAGGAAGAGGCAGGCGGGCCCGGGGGTGCTGACCGGGCTGAGATTGAACTTCTCTATAAGGCCCTGGAGGAGCCTCTGCTGCTGCCCCGGGCCCAGTCGGTGCTGTACCAGAGCGATCTGGACGAGTCGGAGAGCTGCACGGCCGAGGACGGCGCCACCAGCcggcccctctcctcccctccggGCCGGGACTCCCTCTATGCCAGCGGGGCCAACCTGCGGGACTCACCCTCCTACCCGGACAGCAGCCCTGAGGGGCCCAGTGaggccctgcccccaccccctcccgCACCCCCTGGTCCCCCCGAAATCTACTACACCTCGCGCCCGCCAGCCCTGGTGGCCCGGAATCCCCTGCAGGGCTACTACCAGGTGCGGCGTCCTAGCCACGAGGGCTACCTGGCAGCCCCAGGCCTTGAGGGGCCAGGGCCCGATGGGGACGGGCAGATGCAGCTGGTCACCAGTCTCTGA
- the ADGRL1 gene encoding adhesion G protein-coupled receptor L1 isoform X8 has product MNPSRPQSSLCVSFPIPCLSSEGVTTAPSVWWSPARMPFLTPVLGPTSTWRCSTTVSPTGLGGWGGAPHLSDISAALVPPPEPGMVAVFVCPGTLQKVLEPTSTHESEHQSGAWCKDPLQAGDRIYVMPWIPYRTDTLTEYASWEDYVAARHTTTYRLPNRVDGTGFVVYDGAVFYNKERTRNIVKYDLRTRIKSGETVINTANYHDTSPYRWGGKTDIDLAVDENGLWVIYATEGNNGRLVVSQLNPYTLRFEGTWETGYDKRSASNAFMVCGVLYVLRSVYVDDDSEAAGNRVDYAFNTNANREEPVSLAFPNPYQFISSVDYNPRDNQLYVWNNYFVVRYSLEFGPPDPSAGPATSPPLSTTTTARPTPLTSTASPAATTPLRRAPLTTHPVGAINQLGPDLPPATAPAPSTRRPPAPNLHVSPELFCEPREVRRVQWPATQQGMLVERPCPKGTRGIASFQCLPALGLWNPRGPDLSNCTSPWVNQVAQKIKSGENAANIASELARHTRGSIYAGDVSSSVKLMEQLLDILDAQLQALRPIERESAGKNYNKMHKRERTCKDYIKAVVETVDNLLRPEALESWKDMNATEQVHTATMLLDVLEEGAFLLADNVREPARFLAAKENVVLEVTVLNTEGQVQELVFPQEEYPRKNSIQLSAKTIKQNSRNGVVKVVFILYNNLGLFLSTENATVKLAGEAGPGGPGGASLVVNSQVIAASINKESSRVFLMDPVIFTVAHLEDKNHFNANCSFWNYSERSMLGYWSTQGCRLVESNKTHTTCACSHLTNFAVLMAHREIYQGRINELLLSVITWVGIVISLVCLAICISTFCFLRGLQTDRNTIHKNLCINLFLAELLFLVGIDKTQYEIACPIFAGLLHYFFLAAFSWLCLEGVHLYLLLVEVFESEYSRTKYYYLGGYCFPALVVGIAAAIDYRSYGTEKACWLRVDNYFIWSFIGPVSFVIVVNLVFLMVTLHKMIRSSSVLKPDSSRLDNIKSWALGAIALLFLLGLTWAFGLLFINKESVVMAYLFTTFNAFQGVFIFVFHCALQKKVHKEYSKCLRHSYCCIRSPPGGTHGSLKTSAMRSNTRYYTGTQSRIRRMWNDTVRKQTESSFMAGDINSTPTLNRGTMGNHLLTNPVLQPRGGTSPYNTLIAESVGFNPSSPPVFNSPGSYREPKHPLGGREACGMDTLPLNGNFNNSYSLRSGDFPPGDGGPEPPRGRNLADAAAFEKMIISELVHNNLRGSSSAAKGPPPPEPPVPPVPGGGGEEEAGGPGGADRAEIELLYKALEEPLLLPRAQSVLYQSDLDESESCTAEDGATSRPLSSPPGRDSLYASGANLRDSPSYPDSSPEGPSEALPPPPPAPPGPPEIYYTSRPPALVARNPLQGYYQVRRPSHEGYLAAPGLEGPGPDGDGQMQLVTSL; this is encoded by the exons GGATtgggggggtggggcggggccccCCACCTTTCTGACATCAGCGCTGCCTTGGTCCCTCCTCCCGAGCCGGGGATGGTCGCAG TCTTCGTGTGCCCAGGGACCCTGCAGAAGGTGCTGGAGCCCACCTCGACACACGAGTCGGAGCACCAGTCTGGCGCGTGGTGCAAGGACCCGCTGCAGGCAGGTGACCGCATCTACGTGATGCCCTGGATCCCCTACCGCACGGACACGCTGACCGAGTACGCCTCGTGGGAGGACTACGTGGCCGCCCGCCACACCACCACCTACCGCCTGCCCAACCGCGTGGATGGCACAGGCTTTGTGGTCTATGATGGTGCCGTCTTCTACAACAAGGAGCGCACGCGCAACATCGTCAAGTATGACCTGCGGACGCGCATCAAGAGCGGGGAGACGGTCATCAATACCGCCAACTACCACGACACCTCGCCCTACCGCTGGGGCGGCAAGACCGACATTGACCTGGCGGTGGACGAGAATGGGCTGTGGGTCATCTACGCCACCGAGGGCAACAACGGGCGGCTGGTGGTGAGCCAGCTGAACCCCTACACACTACGCTTCGAGGGCACGTGGGAGACGGGTTACGACAAGCGGTCGGCGTCCAACGCCTTCATGGTGTGCGGGGTCCTGTACGTGCTGCGTTCCGTGTACGTGGATGATGACAGCGAGGCGGCTGGCAACCGCGTGGACTATGCCTTCAACACCAATGCCAACCGCGAGGAGCCTGTCAGCCTCGCCTTCCCCAACCCCTACCAGTTCATCTCCTCCGTTGACTACAACCCTCGTGACAACCAGCTGTATGTCTGGAACAACTATTTCGTCGTGCGCTACAGCCTGGAGTTCGGGCCGCCCGACCCCAGTGCTG gcccagccacTTCCCCACCCCTCAGCACGACCACCACAGCCAGGCCCACGCCCCTCACCAGCACAGCCTCGCCCGCAGCCACCACCCCGCTCCGCCGGGCACCCCTCACCACGCACCCAGTGGGTGCCATCAACCAGCTGGGACCTGATCTGCCTCCAGCcacagccccagcccccagcacccGGCGGCCCCCAGCCCCGAATCTACACGTGTCCCCTGAGCTCTTCTGCGAGCCCCGAGAGGTGCGGCGGGTCCAGTGGCCGGCCACCCAGCAGGGCATGCTGGTGGAGAGACCCTGCCCCAAGGGGACTCGAG GAATTGCCTCCTTCCAGTGTCTACCAGCCTTGGGGCTCTGGAACCCCCGGGGCCCTGACCTCAGCAACTGCACCTCCCCCTGGGTCAACCAGGTGGCCCAGAAG ATTAAGAGTGGGGAGAACGCAGCCAACATCGCCAGCGAGCTGGCCCGACACACCCGGGGCTCCATCTACGCGGGGGACGTCTCCTCCTCTGTGAAGCTGATGGAGCAGCTGCTGGACATTCTGGACGCCCAGCTGCAGGCCCTGCGGCCCATCGAGCGCGAGTCAGCTGGAAAGAACTACAacaag ATGCACAAGCGGGAGAGAACTTGCAAGGATTATATCAAG GCCGTGGTGGAGACAGTGGACAATCTGCTCCGGCCAGAAGCTCTGGAGTCCTGGAAGGACATGAATGCCACGGAGCAGGTGCACACGGCCACCATGCTCCTGGACGTCCTGGAGGAGGGTGCCTTCCTGCTGGCCGACAACGTCAGGGAGCCTGCCCGCTTCCTGGCTGCCAAGGAGAACGTGG TCCTGGAAGTCACAGTCCTGAACACAGAGGGCCAGGTGCAGGAGCTGGTGTTCCCCCAGGAGGAGTACCCAAGAAAGAACTCCATCCAGCTGTCTGCCAAAACCATCAAGCAGAACAGCCGCAATG GGGTGGTCAAAGTTGTCTTCATCCTCTACAACAACCTGGGCCTCTTCCTGTCCACGGAGAATGCCACAGTCAAGCTGGCCGGCGAAGCAGGCCCGGGTGGCCCTGGGGGCGCCTCTCTAGTGGTGAACTCACAGGTCATCGCAGCATCCATCAACAAGGAGTCCAGCCGTGTCTTCCTCATGGACCCTGTCATCTTCACTGTGGCCCACCTGGAG GACAAGAACCACTTCAATGCCAACTGCTCCTTCTGGAACTACTCGGAGCGTTCCATGCTGGGCTACTGGTCGACCCAGGGCTGCCGCCTGGTGGAGTCCAACAAGACCCATACCACGTGTGCCTGCAGCCACCTCACCAACTTTGCCGTGCTCATGGCTCACCGCGAGATC TACCAGGGCCGCATCAACGAGCTGCTGCTGTCGGTCATCACCTGGGTGGGCATCGTGATCTCCCTGGTCTGCCTGGCCATCTGCATCTCCACCTTCTGCTTTCTGCGGGGGCTGCAGACTGACCGCAACACCATCCACAAGAACCTGTGCATCAACCTCTTCCTGGCTGAGCTGCTTTTCCTGGTCGGGATCGACAAGACTCAGTATGAG ATTGCCTGCCCCATCTTCGCCGGCCTGCTGCACTACTTCTTCCTGGCCGCCTTCTCCTGGCTGTGCCTGGAGGGCGTGCACCTCTACCTGCTGCTGGTGGAGGTGTTTGAGAGCGAGTATTCCCGCACCAAGTACTACTACCTGGGCGGCTACTGCTTCCCGGCTCTGGTGGTGGGCATCGCGGCTGCCATTGACTACCGCAGCTATGGCACCGAGAAGGC CTGCTGGCTCCGAGTGGACAATTACTTCATCTGGAGTTTCATCGGGCCCGTCTCCTTCGTTATCGTG GTCAACCTGGTGTTCCTCATGGTGACCCTGCACAAGATGATCCGAAGCTCATCTGTGCTCAAGCCTGACTCCAGCCGCCTGGACAACATTAA ATCCTGGGCTCTGGGGGCCATTGCGCTGCTGTTCCTGCTGGGCCTCACCTGGGCTTTCGGCCTCCTCTTCATCAACAAGGAGTCGGTGGTCATGGCCTATCTCTTCACCACCTTCAACGCCTTCCAGGGGGTCTTCATCTTCGTCTTTCACTGCGCCTTACAGAAGAAG GTGCACAAGGAGTACAGCAAGTGCCTGCGTCACTCCTACTGCTGCATCCGCTCCCCTCCCGGGGGCACTCACGGATCCCTCAAGACCTCAGCCATGCGAAGCAACACCCGCTATTACACAGGGACTCAG AGTCGAATTCGGAGGATGTGGAATGACACTGTGAGGAAACAGACGGAGTCCTCTTTCATGGCGGGTGACATCAACAGCACCCCAACCCTGAATCGAG GTACCATGGGGAACCACCTGCTGACCAACCCTGTGCTGCAGCCCCGTGGGGGCACCAGCCCCTACAACACCCTCATTGCCGAGTCGGTGGGCTTCAATCCCTCCTCGCCCCCGGTCTTCAACTCCCCAG GGAGCTACCGGGAACCCA AGCACCCCTTGGGAGGCCGGGAAGCCTGTGGCATGGACACCCTGCCCCTGAACGGCAACTTCAACAACAGTTACTCCTTGCGAAGTGGGGATTTCCCTCCCGGGGATGGGGGCCCCGAGCCGCCCCGAGGCCGGAACCTAGCTGATGCGGCGGCCTTCGAGAAGATGATCATCTCGGAGCTGGTGCACAACAACCTGCGGGGGAGCAGCAGCGCGGCCAAGGGCCCTCCACCGCCTGAGCCCCCCGTGCCACCTGTGCCAGGGGGCGGGGGCGAGGAAGAGGCAGGCGGGCCCGGGGGTGCTGACCGGGCTGAGATTGAACTTCTCTATAAGGCCCTGGAGGAGCCTCTGCTGCTGCCCCGGGCCCAGTCGGTGCTGTACCAGAGCGATCTGGACGAGTCGGAGAGCTGCACGGCCGAGGACGGCGCCACCAGCcggcccctctcctcccctccggGCCGGGACTCCCTCTATGCCAGCGGGGCCAACCTGCGGGACTCACCCTCCTACCCGGACAGCAGCCCTGAGGGGCCCAGTGaggccctgcccccaccccctcccgCACCCCCTGGTCCCCCCGAAATCTACTACACCTCGCGCCCGCCAGCCCTGGTGGCCCGGAATCCCCTGCAGGGCTACTACCAGGTGCGGCGTCCTAGCCACGAGGGCTACCTGGCAGCCCCAGGCCTTGAGGGGCCAGGGCCCGATGGGGACGGGCAGATGCAGCTGGTCACCAGTCTCTGA